A single Lactuca sativa cultivar Salinas chromosome 8, Lsat_Salinas_v11, whole genome shotgun sequence DNA region contains:
- the LOC111917081 gene encoding surfeit locus protein 1, whose product MASVSKSFLTARRIARASSSRWVPEQLSSSFVYSYSSAVAAAELPLPPPPPPPLPTSSSRSQEKQKGWTRFLLFVPGAITFGLGSWQIFRRQEKVKMLEYKQSRLQMEPINCNYITPSGENLDSLEFRRVICRGVFDDSKSIYVGPRSRSISGVTENGYYLITPLMPLPSSPESLQMPILVNRGWVPRSWRDKSVKILKEDEQEHPTNMESESTTRQESSSWWRLWSKKADITEKEEDEQLMVDEVVGVIRGSEKPSIFVPANDPNSFQWFYVDVPGIARCCGLPENTIYIEAVNENVNPSNPYPIPKDNTALIRSSVMPQDHLNYTITWYSLSAAVTFMAFKRLQPKKRMR is encoded by the exons ATGGCTTCCGTTTCCAAAAGCTTCTTAACAGCAAGAAGAATTGCTCGAGCTTCTTCATCGAGGTGGGTCCCAGAACAGCTATCTTCTTCATTTGTTTACTCATACTCCTCCGCCGTTGCTGCCGCTGAACTTCCActtccacctccacctccacctccactaCCAACATCTTCTTCTCGATCTCAAG AGAAGCAAAAAGGATGGACAAGATTCCTGCTTTTTGTTCCGGGAGCTATCACTTTTGGATTAGGCTCTTGGCAGATCTTCAGGAGACAAGAAAAG GTGAAAATGTTGGAGTACAAACAGAGCAGATTACAAATGGAACCTATTAACTGCAACTACATCACCCCTTCAGGTGAAAATCTGGACTCTTTAGAGTTCAGAAGGGTGATCTGCAGAGGAGTTTTTGATGATTCAAAATCCATATATGTTGGTCCACGTTCTAGAAGCATATCAGGAGTGACAGAAAACGGATATTACCTGATTACCCCTCTTATGCCCCTCCCAAGCAGTCCAGAAAG CTTGCAGATGCCTATCTTAGTGAACAGAGGATGGGTCCCACGAAGCTGGAGAGACAAGTCTGTGAAAATTCTAAAAGAGGATGAACAAGAGCATCCTACAAACATGGAATCTGAATCTACTACCAGACAAGAGAGCAGTTCTTGGTGGAGACTTTGGTCTAAGAAGGCTGATATTACAGAAAAG GAAGAGGACGAACAGTTAATGGTGGATGAGGTTGTTGGAGTTATCCGTGGAAGTGAGAAACCTAGTATTTTTGTTCCAGCAAATGATCCGAATTCATTTCAatggttttatgttgatgttcctGGGATTGCTCGTTGTTGTGGGCTTCCTGAGAACACGATATACATTGAAGCAGTGAATGAAAATGTGAACCCAAGTAATCCATACCCAATTCCAAAAGATAACACTGCATTGATACGAAGTTCAGTAATGCCACAGGATCATCTCAACTATACAATCACTTG GTATTCTTTATCAGCAGCAGTTACGTTTATGGCTTTCAAGAGACTACAGCCTAAGAAGAGAATGAGATAA
- the LOC111917079 gene encoding probable ADP-ribosylation factor GTPase-activating protein AGD14 isoform X2, translating into MSSRKEEERNEKIIRGLMKLPPNRRCINCNSLGPQYVCTNFWTFICMTCSGIHREFTHRVKSVSMSKFTSQEVEALQEGGNQRARETFLKDWDPREQRLPDNSNVEKVREFIKSVYVDKKFFASKASGKPPRDTLSLRNHEDETRRASSYHSYSQSPPYDYQYEERRYGKQAPALTKKPGSDRGMLRFLSTSRLSDHGQEDSFANEVANARVSDYSGSSGADPFRSGTQSPPYQKELGFSSLSREMSRDNLTEDVQQQSSVNTFSSPNAKGESDQKPGPSGTTSTASAEFGKFDGLDLFSAPYAPPSQSTTTSAESEKFGGLDLFSAPYPYAPQSTTPAPAIAPSVIDLFDFSASTLSINNNTSSVNQQFQPFDPSALDLFTVVPQQQTTTLKVKDIENEGWATFDMPWHAQPAKNSTTIVPETSTSEGSFGKFDQPPSNSMDKNSQWSFHQDFGVDDTAIPLGVGAQNNQSSWSSFQESNTPFQDPLPVDPYLAWGISENMKMKQADVDARPASFLNTTPHVIGSLDSSNQLPVLDAAQSHGIDTKSRNPFDFPSDDDLEASNMFLDMSSLQSSLPNHNWFPESAAPGMQIPNIQAQGPVASIGGGNPFG; encoded by the exons ATGAGCAGCAGGAAGGAGGAGGAGCGAAATGAGAAAATTATAAGGGGTTTAATGAAACTTCCCCCTAATCGAAGATGCATCAACTGCAACAGCTTG GGACCTCAATACGTGTGCACAAATTTTTGGACGTTCATTTGCATGACATGTAGTGGGATACA CCGTGAGTTCACTCACCGAGTTAAATCTGTGTCAATGTCCAAATTCACTTCACAAGAAGTGGAAGCCCTTCAAGAAGGTGGTAATCAG CGTGCAAGGGAAACATTTCTTAAAGATTGGGACCCACGAGAGCAAAGACTCCCAGATAACAG CAATGTGGAGAAAGTTAGAGAGTTTATAAAGAGTGTGTATGTGGATAAGAAATTTTTCGCTTCAAAGGCCTCTGGAAAACCTCCTAGAGATACACTG AGCCTTAGAAACCATGAAGATGAAACAAGAAGAGCTAGTTCATATCATTCTTACTCTCAAAGTCCACCATATGATTATCAATATGAAGAACGGCGTTATGGGAAACAGGCTCCTGCACTTACTAAAAAGCCTGGATCAGATAGAGGAATGTTAAGGTTTTTGAGCACCAGTCGTTTAAGTGATCATGGGCAAGAGGATAGTTTTGCTAATGAGGTGGCTAATGCTCGGGTATCAGATTATTCAGGGAGTAGTGGAGCTGACCCGTTTAGATCTGGTACCCAATCGCCTCCCTATCAGAAGGAACTTGGATTCAGTAGTCTCAGTAGAGAAATGTCAAGAGATAATTTAACTGAAGATGTTCAGCAGCAGTCTTCAGTCAACACATTCTCCAGTCCAAATGCTAAAGGAGAATCAGATCAG AAACCTGGTCCTTCAGGCACCACATCTACAGCTTCAGCTGAATTTGGAAAGTTTGATGGTCTGGACCTATTTAGTGCACCATATGCACCTCCATCCCAATCCACCACAACATCTGCTGAATCTGAAAAGTTTGGTGGTTTAGACCTTTTTAGTGCACCATATCCATATGCACCTCAATCAACCACACCTGCTCCTGCGATTGCTCCTTCAGTCATTGACCTATTTGACTTTTCAGCTTCAACTTTGTCCATAAATAATAATACTTCAAGTGTAAATCAGCAGTTCCAACCTTTTGACCCCTCAGCTTTGGATTTATTTACTGTTGTGCCACAACAGCAGACAACCACCCTGAAAGTGAAAGATATAGAAAATGAGGGATGGGCCACATTTGACATGCCTTGGCATGCACAACCTGCTAAAAATTCAACCACCATTGTGCCGGAAACTTCTACAAGTGAAGGGTCTTTTGGGAAATTTGACCAACCTCCATCTAATTCTATGGACAAAAACTCTCAATGGTCATTTCATCAAGACTTTGGTGTTGATGATACTGCGATCCCACTTGGAGTTGGGGCTCAGAATAATCAG TCATCATGGAGTTCATTTCAAGAGTCTAATACACCTTTTCAAGATCCTTTACCTGTTGATCCGTATTTGGCATGGGGGATATCAGAG AATATGAAGATGAAACAAGCTGATGTGGATGCCAGACCTGCTTCTTTTCTTAACACAACACCACATGTCATTGGATCATTAGACTCTTCAAATCAACTCCCTGTCCTG GATGCAGCACAATCACATGGAATTGATACAAAATCTCGCAATCCGTTTGATTTTCCTAGTGATGATGATCTTGAAGCTAGCAACATG TTCTTGGACATGAGCTCTTTGCAATCTAGTCTGCCAAATCATAATTGGTTTCCTGAAAGTGCAGCACCAGGCATGCAGATTCC GAACATTCAAGCTCAGGGACCTGTGGCTTCAATTGGTGGTGGGAATCCGTTTGGATAG
- the LOC111917080 gene encoding presenilin-like protein At1g08700, whose product MDGSILESIGVEIIGVMSPVSICMLLVVLIVYSLTSFSSSSGEPIRTAANLVYLETPTDSTSEKIEGSLLNALVFVILIAAVTFLLVLLYYYNFTNFLKNYMRFSAFFVLGVMGGSIFISIIRQFSIPIDAITCLILLFNFTVVGVLSIFAEGIPIPILLRQVYMVLLGIIVAAWFTNLPEWTTWTLLVALALYDLVAVLAPGGPLKILVELASSRDDELPALVYEARPTVSRNPRGSGFGLLVGGVSSESVEVEMTRHNPSDSDETMEETSPLVPSLRDRMRSSSSGSSEFSSTDRIHRTGTDIIEDEEVDLSPLGAILGMGGNESRRGREIIDEEETSRGIKLGLGDFVFYSVLVGRAAMYDLMTVYACYLAIISGLGCTLILLSVFRQALPALPISIALGIMFYFLTRLLMEPFVVGTSTNLMMF is encoded by the coding sequence ATGGATGGGAGTATCCTGGAATCAATCGGAGTGGAAATCATCGGCGTAATGTCTCCGGTCTCAATTTGCATGCTCCTAGTCGTCCTTATAGTCTACTCTCTCACATCCTTCTCCTCTTCGTCTGGCGAGCCCATCCGTACCGCTGCTAATCTCGTCTACCTCGAAACACCGACGGATTCTACATCCGAGAAGATCGAAGGCTCACTACTCAATGCTCTTGTCTTTGTCATCCTCATCGCCGCTGTAACTTTCCTTCTTGTTCTCCTTTATTACTACAACTTTACCAATTTCCTCAAGAACTACATGCGTTTCTCTGCATTCTTTGTGCTTGGTGTCATGGGCGGTTCCATCTTCATTTCCATTATTCGACAGTTCTCGATTCCGATTGATGCCATCACGTGTCTCATTTTGCTTTTCAATTTCACAGTCGTCGGAGTTCTCTCGATTTTCGCTGAGGGTATACCGATACCGATATTGTTGAGGCAGGTTTATATGGTCCTTCTGGGTATAATTGTGGCTGCGTGGTTTACTAATCTGCCAGAATGGACCACTTGGACTCTGCTTGTAGCGTTGGCTCTCTACGATTTAGTTGCGGTTTTGGCTCCTGGTGGACCTCTTAAGATCTTGGTTGAATTGGCATCTAGCAGAGATGATGAACTTCCTGCTCTGGTTTACGAGGCTCGGCCAACAGTTTCTCGGAACCCTAGAGGATCTGGTTTTGGGCTTTTGGTTGGCGGGGTCTCTTCTGAGTCAGTGGAGGTTGAGATGACCCGGCATAATCCTAGTGATTCCGATGAGACGATGGAGGAGACTTCCCCATTGGTTCCAAGCCTAAGAGATAGGATGAGGTCTAGTTCAAGTGGCAGTAGTGAGTTTTCTTCTACTGATCGCATCCATCGAACTGGAACTGATATCATTGAAGACGAAGAAGTGGATTTGTCACCACTTGGTGCGATTCTGGGCATGGGGGGGAATGAATCTAGAAGAGGCAGGGAGATTATTGATGAGGAGGAGACTAGTAGAGGCATAAAACTTGGGCTAGGTGACTTTGTTTTTTATAGTGTTCTTGTGGGTAGAGCTGCAATGTATGATTTGATGACAGTGTATGCTTGTTACCTTGCTATTATATCTGGATTGGGGTGCACTCTTATACTGTTATCAGTGTTTCGTCAAGCTTTGCCAGCTCTCCCAATTTCTATAGCACTGGGTATCATGTTCTACTTCTTGACCCGGTTATTAATGGAACCCTTTGTGGTTGGGACATCCACAAATCTAATGATGTTTTGA
- the LOC111917078 gene encoding uncharacterized protein LOC111917078, with protein MELLKSNMPMCPVDQHCSQWARNYMKYCLCTRKDWISLILGLISVMSWGVAEVPQIITNYKQKSSEGLAMCFLLTWILGDLFNVFGCLLEPATLPTQYYMAVLYLVTTLALTSQALYYGYFCHQNTSKRQDHKIESADKKIKCNLDDSTAPMLSKPTPSLPIPAADYDSAPERVYYTSARSLTRSHTPTNFFQRATTPVSISTCDQGSVQEPLLLGKSQPKTMLCVVFTVAIFLYTSNLKLERNSYLDSTSSVKPHEGFVIQVGRKLLQVSGSLVEGNEGSSQSIGIGTFLGWGMAAIYMGGRLPQIFLNIRRGHVQGLNPLMFVFALVGNSTYVASILVNSLEWSKIHPNLPWVVEASGCVMLDTFILIQFIYFRYRKSRSIDTRHRELDP; from the exons ATGGAACTCTTGAAAAGTAATATGCCAATGTGTCCTGTAGATCAACATTGCTCACAATGGGCTAGGAATTACATGAAATATTGTCTTTGCACAAGGAAGGATTGGATTTCACTGATATTGGGATTAATTAGTGTTATGAGTTGGGGTGTTGCAGAGGTACCTCAGATCATCACAAATTACAAACAAAAATCTTCAGAAGGCCTTGCTATGTGTTTCCTTTTGACATGGATACTCGG AGATCTTTTCAACGTCTTTGGTTGTTTGCTTGAACCAGCTACA CTTCCAACACAGTATTATATGGCAGTG TTGTACTTGGTGACTACCTTAGCTCTTACCTCCCAAGCACTTTACTATGGTTACTTCTGTCatcaaaatacatccaaaagACAAGATCATAAG ATTGAGTCAGCAGACAAGAAAATAAAATGCAACCTGGACGACTCAACAGCTCCTATGCTATCAAAACCCACTCCAAGTTTGCCAATTCCAGCTGCTGATTACGATTCTGCCCCTGAGAGAGTATACTACAC CTCTGCTAGATCTTTAACTAGAAGTCACACTCCTACGAATTTCTTTCAAAGAGCAACTACCCCTGTATCTATAtctacatgtgatcagggttctGTTCAAGAACCCTTGCTTTTGGGAAAGTCACAACCTAAGACTATGCTATGTGTG GTTTTCACTGTGGCAATTTTCTTGTACACATCGAATCTCAAACTTGAAAGAAACAGTTACCTTGATTCTACTTCTTCTGTAAAACCACATGAAGGATTTGTTATTCAAGTGGGAAGAAAGCTTTTACAG GTAAGTGGCAGTTTAGTGGAAGGTAATGAGGGGAGCTCTCAGAGTATTGGAATCGGTACCTTCCTTGGTTGGGGAATGGCAGCTATTTATATGGGTGGACGCCTCCCACAAATTTTCTTAAAT ATAAGAAGGGGACATGTTCAG GGTTTGAATCCACTGATGTTTGTCTTTGCACTTGTTGGGAACTCTACTTATGTAGCAAG CATACTTGTGAACAGCCTGGAATGGTCAAAAATACACCCGAATCTTCCATGGGTGGTGGAAGCAAGTGGATGCGTGATGCTTGATACTTTT ATTCTAATTCAGTTTATCTACTTTCGCTATCGGAAGAGTAGAAGTATTGACACGAGGCATAGGGAGTTGGATCCATGA
- the LOC111917079 gene encoding probable ADP-ribosylation factor GTPase-activating protein AGD14 isoform X1 yields the protein MSSRKEEERNEKIIRGLMKLPPNRRCINCNSLGPQYVCTNFWTFICMTCSGIHREFTHRVKSVSMSKFTSQEVEALQEGGNQRARETFLKDWDPREQRLPDNSNVEKVREFIKSVYVDKKFFASKASGKPPRDTLSLRNHEDETRRASSYHSYSQSPPYDYQYEERRYGKQAPALTKKPGSDRGMLRFLSTSRLSDHGQEDSFANEVANARVSDYSGSSGADPFRSGTQSPPYQKELGFSSLSREMSRDNLTEDVQQQSSVNTFSSPNAKGESDQKPGPSGTTSTASAEFGKFDGLDLFSAPYAPPSQSTTTSAESEKFGGLDLFSAPYPYAPQSTTPAPAIAPSVIDLFDFSASTLSINNNTSSVNQQFQPFDPSALDLFTVVPQQQTTTLKVKDIENEGWATFDMPWHAQPAKNSTTIVPETSTSEGSFGKFDQPPSNSMDKNSQWSFHQDFGVDDTAIPLGVGAQNNQQSSWSSFQESNTPFQDPLPVDPYLAWGISENMKMKQADVDARPASFLNTTPHVIGSLDSSNQLPVLDAAQSHGIDTKSRNPFDFPSDDDLEASNMFLDMSSLQSSLPNHNWFPESAAPGMQIPNIQAQGPVASIGGGNPFG from the exons ATGAGCAGCAGGAAGGAGGAGGAGCGAAATGAGAAAATTATAAGGGGTTTAATGAAACTTCCCCCTAATCGAAGATGCATCAACTGCAACAGCTTG GGACCTCAATACGTGTGCACAAATTTTTGGACGTTCATTTGCATGACATGTAGTGGGATACA CCGTGAGTTCACTCACCGAGTTAAATCTGTGTCAATGTCCAAATTCACTTCACAAGAAGTGGAAGCCCTTCAAGAAGGTGGTAATCAG CGTGCAAGGGAAACATTTCTTAAAGATTGGGACCCACGAGAGCAAAGACTCCCAGATAACAG CAATGTGGAGAAAGTTAGAGAGTTTATAAAGAGTGTGTATGTGGATAAGAAATTTTTCGCTTCAAAGGCCTCTGGAAAACCTCCTAGAGATACACTG AGCCTTAGAAACCATGAAGATGAAACAAGAAGAGCTAGTTCATATCATTCTTACTCTCAAAGTCCACCATATGATTATCAATATGAAGAACGGCGTTATGGGAAACAGGCTCCTGCACTTACTAAAAAGCCTGGATCAGATAGAGGAATGTTAAGGTTTTTGAGCACCAGTCGTTTAAGTGATCATGGGCAAGAGGATAGTTTTGCTAATGAGGTGGCTAATGCTCGGGTATCAGATTATTCAGGGAGTAGTGGAGCTGACCCGTTTAGATCTGGTACCCAATCGCCTCCCTATCAGAAGGAACTTGGATTCAGTAGTCTCAGTAGAGAAATGTCAAGAGATAATTTAACTGAAGATGTTCAGCAGCAGTCTTCAGTCAACACATTCTCCAGTCCAAATGCTAAAGGAGAATCAGATCAG AAACCTGGTCCTTCAGGCACCACATCTACAGCTTCAGCTGAATTTGGAAAGTTTGATGGTCTGGACCTATTTAGTGCACCATATGCACCTCCATCCCAATCCACCACAACATCTGCTGAATCTGAAAAGTTTGGTGGTTTAGACCTTTTTAGTGCACCATATCCATATGCACCTCAATCAACCACACCTGCTCCTGCGATTGCTCCTTCAGTCATTGACCTATTTGACTTTTCAGCTTCAACTTTGTCCATAAATAATAATACTTCAAGTGTAAATCAGCAGTTCCAACCTTTTGACCCCTCAGCTTTGGATTTATTTACTGTTGTGCCACAACAGCAGACAACCACCCTGAAAGTGAAAGATATAGAAAATGAGGGATGGGCCACATTTGACATGCCTTGGCATGCACAACCTGCTAAAAATTCAACCACCATTGTGCCGGAAACTTCTACAAGTGAAGGGTCTTTTGGGAAATTTGACCAACCTCCATCTAATTCTATGGACAAAAACTCTCAATGGTCATTTCATCAAGACTTTGGTGTTGATGATACTGCGATCCCACTTGGAGTTGGGGCTCAGAATAATCAG CAGTCATCATGGAGTTCATTTCAAGAGTCTAATACACCTTTTCAAGATCCTTTACCTGTTGATCCGTATTTGGCATGGGGGATATCAGAG AATATGAAGATGAAACAAGCTGATGTGGATGCCAGACCTGCTTCTTTTCTTAACACAACACCACATGTCATTGGATCATTAGACTCTTCAAATCAACTCCCTGTCCTG GATGCAGCACAATCACATGGAATTGATACAAAATCTCGCAATCCGTTTGATTTTCCTAGTGATGATGATCTTGAAGCTAGCAACATG TTCTTGGACATGAGCTCTTTGCAATCTAGTCTGCCAAATCATAATTGGTTTCCTGAAAGTGCAGCACCAGGCATGCAGATTCC GAACATTCAAGCTCAGGGACCTGTGGCTTCAATTGGTGGTGGGAATCCGTTTGGATAG